Within the Miscanthus floridulus cultivar M001 chromosome 2, ASM1932011v1, whole genome shotgun sequence genome, the region CGCGTCCTGCTAGTTCTTGCGACCACCTTTACCGGTAAGCAAGCATATATATACTGCACACGGCAAGAGGACGACGCGAGCTTTGCATccttgctatttgttatactgtGTAGCTTGCTGTGCCTGTGTGCTTGGAGAAACTGACGCTGATCATGATCCGCGTGCCGTGCGCGCGTGCGGTGGTTTGCAGTGGTGGCGGTTATTCTGCCGGCGACGGCGCGGGCGGCGTGGGTGGACTACCCGTCGGGGGTGCCGTGCGGGGAGACCATCCCCGTGGAGCAGTGCGACCCCGGGGACGCGGCGGCGAACAGCGCGTGCATGGACATGTGCCACTACGGCGGGTGCCAGCGCGGCGGGCAGTGCGTGTCGCTGGGGCTCGCCAGGGGCCGGGGCTGCCACTGCAAGTGCTAGGCCTAGGCTAGCTGGCCAATCGAGCTGCTGTGTTGGCAGGCAGGATCATGCAGCGGCCAGCGGCAGAGGGAATTTGGTGGTGCACTTTTGTACACTAGCCGACTAGTCGTATGGTATGGTAGGTGACGGGGCCGGTTACGCTGAGTATCACTTTCTTTTGTAAGTTTTGTTTGTTCTTATTCTGCCTTTAGTTGGTGTGCACAGCCTGCAAGTGAGTTTTgagttttgagagagagagagagagagaggtataaTAAGAGAAACAGAGGAGACAGAGAATCGTCA harbors:
- the LOC136538740 gene encoding uncharacterized protein, whose protein sequence is MAREAACCTAVSKALTARVLLVLATTFTVVAVILPATARAAWVDYPSGVPCGETIPVEQCDPGDAAANSACMDMCHYGGCQRGGQCVSLGLARGRGCHCKC